One Mycobacteriales bacterium DNA segment encodes these proteins:
- a CDS encoding ABC transporter permease: MRQFLAFTIIGLIAGSAYAIAASGLVLTYATSNVFNVAHGAVGMIMAFLYWELVVAQGLPSLLGLVLVVGVAAPLLGFVLERFMMRKLTEAPAVIALVMTVGLLVMLIGVAQVVWPPEGRRVDPFLNGSGLDLSVYFVTAQDIITFVVGLLTALGLFLLLSRTRTGTAMRAVVDNRELLALHGARPNLLGGISWAIGCSLAALAGILLVPTLRLDYLNLTLLVIAAYAAAMVGRLKNLPRTFVGALVLGLMTSYAQWIVGNIPPDLDQRLGGLIQGTRIALPTIFLLAVMLLLPQDKLRVGRVSGTVLPPLPSWAKTLAFSVVFLVGTYLVTGLMAESTVARYGQALCFPLIMLSLVLLVGYGGDVSLCQLSFVGVGALVVGGRLLPFLEAELSLLTLVVAFFATALLGAIVALPALRLRGLYLGLATLGVASALDSMLFQTKFGFGAGGGSFTLERTQVDLFGIDLTGERAMTMAVAVTFVLTALVVLGVRRSKYGRILLAARDSEAACATLGYNTRAVRVAVFALSAGLAGVAGALYTGMNVSVSTADFLFFNSLPLLLFAVVGGVTSVTGVFIGGMTYQFVIPTVAGESPTIIGLTYVLLFAAILSLGGNPNGVANVLFNLPRRLFGRGPAAPVSGNAPASPPVPTTAPAREEVAVGAS, from the coding sequence GTGAGGCAGTTCCTGGCCTTCACGATCATCGGGCTGATCGCCGGGTCGGCCTACGCGATCGCTGCCTCCGGGCTCGTGCTGACCTACGCGACCTCCAACGTCTTCAACGTCGCCCACGGCGCGGTCGGCATGATCATGGCCTTCCTGTATTGGGAGCTCGTCGTCGCGCAAGGCCTGCCGAGCCTGCTTGGGCTGGTCCTGGTCGTGGGCGTTGCGGCGCCACTGCTCGGCTTTGTGCTCGAGCGCTTCATGATGCGCAAGCTCACGGAGGCGCCGGCCGTCATCGCGCTCGTCATGACGGTCGGGCTGCTCGTCATGCTCATCGGCGTGGCGCAGGTCGTCTGGCCGCCGGAGGGTCGCCGCGTCGACCCTTTCCTCAACGGCAGCGGCCTGGACCTGTCGGTCTACTTCGTCACGGCGCAGGACATCATCACCTTCGTGGTCGGCCTGCTGACGGCGCTCGGCCTGTTCCTGCTGCTGAGCCGCACGCGCACCGGCACGGCCATGCGCGCCGTCGTCGACAACCGCGAGCTGCTGGCGCTGCACGGTGCCCGCCCCAACCTGCTCGGCGGCATCTCCTGGGCAATCGGCTGCTCGTTGGCCGCGCTGGCCGGCATCCTGCTCGTCCCGACCTTGCGGCTGGACTACCTCAACCTCACGCTGCTCGTCATCGCTGCCTACGCCGCGGCGATGGTCGGCAGGTTGAAGAACCTCCCGCGCACCTTCGTCGGGGCGCTGGTGCTCGGCCTGATGACGTCCTACGCCCAGTGGATCGTCGGCAACATCCCCCCTGACCTCGACCAGAGGCTCGGTGGCCTCATCCAGGGGACGCGCATCGCGCTGCCGACCATCTTCCTGCTCGCGGTCATGCTGCTGCTGCCGCAGGACAAGCTGCGGGTCGGGCGCGTGTCGGGCACGGTGCTTCCGCCGCTGCCGTCCTGGGCGAAGACGCTGGCTTTCTCCGTGGTCTTCCTGGTCGGCACCTACTTGGTGACCGGGTTGATGGCGGAGTCGACCGTGGCGCGCTACGGCCAGGCGCTGTGCTTCCCGCTGATCATGCTGAGCCTGGTGCTGCTGGTCGGCTACGGCGGTGACGTGTCGCTGTGCCAGCTGTCCTTCGTCGGCGTCGGTGCGCTCGTCGTCGGCGGCAGGCTGCTGCCCTTCCTCGAGGCCGAGCTGTCGCTGCTGACGCTCGTCGTCGCCTTCTTCGCGACCGCGCTGCTCGGCGCGATCGTGGCGCTGCCAGCACTGCGGCTGCGCGGTCTGTACCTCGGGCTGGCGACCCTCGGCGTGGCCAGCGCGCTCGACTCCATGCTCTTCCAGACCAAGTTCGGCTTCGGCGCCGGCGGTGGCTCCTTCACCCTGGAGCGCACGCAAGTGGACCTGTTCGGGATCGACCTCACCGGCGAGCGCGCCATGACGATGGCCGTGGCGGTCACCTTCGTGCTCACCGCGCTCGTGGTCCTCGGCGTTCGGCGCTCGAAGTACGGCCGCATCCTGCTCGCAGCGCGCGACAGCGAGGCGGCCTGCGCGACTCTCGGCTACAACACCAGGGCGGTCCGGGTCGCGGTCTTCGCCCTCAGCGCCGGTCTCGCCGGTGTCGCGGGCGCGCTCTACACCGGCATGAACGTCTCGGTGAGCACCGCGGACTTCCTGTTCTTCAACAGCCTGCCGCTGCTGCTGTTCGCCGTGGTCGGAGGCGTCACCAGCGTGACCGGCGTCTTCATCGGCGGCATGACCTACCAGTTCGTCATCCCCACGGTGGCCGGTGAGTCACCCACGATCATCGGTCTGACCTACGTGCTGCTGTTCGCGGCCATCCTCAGCCTGGGGGGCAACCCCAACGGCGTCGCCAACGTGTTGTTCAACCTCCCCAGGAGGCTGTTCGGTCGCGGGCCTGCCGCGCCGGTCAGCGGCAACGCCCCTGCCAGCCCGCCGGTGCCGACCACCGCGCCCGCCCGCGAGGAGGTGGCTGTCGGTGCTTCTTGA
- a CDS encoding ABC transporter ATP-binding protein — MTDTTAPHALELIGVTAAYGRIEVLHGVDLVVPRGSVVALLGPNGAGKTTTLRVASGQMEATAGHVHLSGHHLNGADPDRLARAGLCTVPEGRGIFPNLSVDENIRLFAYTATASEQDVRERTFDQFPRLRERRTQLAGRLSGGEQQMLAMARALSTDPALLMLDELSMGLAPLIVGQLYELVGEIAATGVSVLVVEQFARRALAVADYAVVMVGGRITAVGEPKDVEAELSAAYLGGAA, encoded by the coding sequence ATGACCGACACGACGGCACCGCACGCACTCGAGCTGATCGGTGTCACGGCCGCCTACGGCCGCATCGAGGTCCTGCACGGGGTTGACCTCGTCGTGCCGCGGGGCTCGGTCGTGGCCCTCCTCGGCCCGAACGGCGCGGGCAAGACCACCACGCTGAGGGTCGCCAGCGGCCAGATGGAGGCCACCGCCGGTCACGTGCACCTCTCCGGTCACCACCTCAACGGCGCCGACCCCGACCGGCTCGCCCGAGCCGGGCTGTGCACCGTGCCCGAGGGTCGCGGGATCTTCCCCAACCTCAGCGTCGACGAGAACATCCGGCTGTTCGCCTACACCGCGACCGCGTCGGAGCAGGATGTCCGCGAGCGGACCTTCGACCAGTTCCCCCGGTTGCGGGAGCGCCGCACCCAGCTGGCCGGTCGGCTCTCCGGCGGCGAGCAGCAGATGCTGGCCATGGCCCGCGCCCTGTCGACCGACCCCGCACTGCTCATGCTCGACGAGCTCTCGATGGGCCTCGCCCCCCTGATCGTCGGCCAGCTCTACGAGCTCGTCGGAGAGATCGCGGCGACGGGCGTGAGCGTCCTGGTCGTCGAGCAGTTCGCCCGCAGGGCGCTCGCGGTCGCGGACTACGCGGTTGTCATGGTCGGCGGCCGCATCACGGCCGTCGGCGAACCCAAGGACGTCGAAGCAGAGCTCTCGGCCGCCTATCTAGGAGGAGCAGCATGA
- a CDS encoding TetR family transcriptional regulator has product MVGAVAGAGAPLVESETSAQRARRARIIQATLALASRGGYEAVQMREVAERSEVALGTLYRYFPSKVHLLVSAMAHELDTMSSRMQRRTIPGETPRDRVAYVLERTTRSLQKDPNLTEAMIRAMMAADSSVAGEVTGIRSSMGDLITSAMHPGGDVADEDLARSGILQDVWFARQIAWLGGRIDADQVWADIERAIDIVLN; this is encoded by the coding sequence GTGGTCGGAGCAGTTGCCGGGGCGGGCGCACCCCTCGTCGAGAGCGAGACGTCGGCGCAGCGTGCCCGTCGCGCACGCATCATCCAGGCCACCCTCGCCCTCGCCAGCCGCGGTGGTTACGAAGCCGTGCAGATGCGCGAGGTGGCGGAGCGCAGCGAGGTCGCCCTCGGGACGCTGTACCGCTACTTCCCCTCCAAGGTGCACCTGCTCGTCTCCGCGATGGCCCACGAGCTCGACACGATGAGCAGTCGGATGCAGCGCCGCACCATCCCCGGCGAGACCCCGCGCGACCGCGTCGCCTACGTCCTCGAGCGCACCACCCGTTCGCTGCAGAAGGACCCCAACCTCACCGAGGCGATGATCCGGGCAATGATGGCCGCGGACTCCTCGGTCGCCGGCGAGGTCACCGGGATCCGCTCCAGCATGGGCGATCTCATCACCTCCGCCATGCACCCCGGCGGTGACGTGGCGGACGAGGACCTCGCGCGCAGCGGGATCCTCCAGGACGTCTGGTTCGCCCGTCAGATCGCCTGGCTGGGCGGGCGCATCGACGCCGACCAGGTGTGGGCCGACATCGAGCGGGCGATCGACATCGTGCTGAACTGA
- a CDS encoding ABC transporter substrate-binding protein gives MRQNHRPSRALVVVLAVSSLLTSACGARLTDDQRAQALAQTGGTSGGAGAVTSGGDTTGTTGVTDTTGTTGTTGAGTSGSSATGSTGSSGTSGTSGTSGTSGTTGSGAITDTRPLPPGGNGGATDKGITGDTITIANISDVSGAVPGIFEDAQLAVKAYFAYFNAREKTIYGRKIKLLSLDSRLDAGGNREQSIKACNEAFAGVGSISAFDQGGAPVIRDCGLADIRGIATTEQMKAVPNAFPINAAGTGGKRSLGTFGWAAERFPDAIKKAAYIYIDGEVTRQQVQQDVEAAEALLGFDFISTPAVGITETNYGPVVQQLKSDGAEYVTFTGAYQQAASFATEFQRQNYKPAVYQPTVTAYTPDFIKQAGDAAEGTFVAVTGSLNEETDINPELKLYAQWLNQVKPGAVPTGLGQFSWGAARLFVEKMKDIGPKPTRKLLLAEIAKVKRYDGGGLFGPQDVGGRQLGSCTKITRVQGGKFVRVEPTAKGSQRCKDQVYNLKTKQGEPAVN, from the coding sequence ATGCGTCAGAACCACCGCCCGTCGCGCGCGCTCGTCGTCGTGCTCGCGGTCTCGAGCCTGCTCACCTCTGCCTGCGGAGCCCGCCTCACCGACGACCAGCGCGCCCAGGCTCTGGCCCAGACCGGAGGAACGTCCGGCGGCGCGGGTGCGGTCACCTCCGGCGGAGACACCACGGGCACCACGGGTGTCACCGACACGACGGGGACCACCGGGACGACCGGTGCGGGCACGTCCGGGTCGAGCGCGACGGGCTCGACCGGGTCCAGTGGCACCTCCGGCACCAGTGGGACCAGTGGGACCAGCGGGACCACGGGCTCCGGGGCCATCACCGACACCCGGCCGCTGCCGCCGGGTGGCAACGGCGGTGCCACCGACAAGGGCATCACCGGCGACACCATCACCATCGCGAACATCAGCGACGTGAGCGGCGCAGTCCCCGGCATCTTCGAGGACGCCCAGCTCGCGGTGAAGGCTTACTTCGCCTATTTCAACGCCCGCGAGAAGACCATCTACGGCCGCAAGATCAAGCTGCTCTCGCTCGACTCCCGCCTCGATGCGGGCGGCAACCGCGAGCAGAGCATCAAGGCATGCAACGAGGCCTTCGCCGGCGTGGGATCTATCTCAGCCTTCGACCAGGGCGGCGCCCCGGTCATCCGCGACTGCGGACTCGCCGACATCCGCGGCATCGCCACCACGGAGCAGATGAAGGCGGTCCCCAACGCCTTCCCGATCAACGCGGCCGGCACCGGTGGCAAGCGGTCACTCGGGACCTTCGGCTGGGCTGCCGAGCGATTCCCGGACGCGATCAAGAAGGCCGCCTACATCTACATCGACGGCGAGGTCACGCGCCAGCAGGTGCAGCAGGACGTCGAGGCCGCCGAGGCGCTGCTCGGGTTCGACTTCATTTCGACGCCAGCCGTGGGCATCACCGAGACCAACTACGGCCCGGTGGTCCAGCAGCTGAAGAGCGATGGCGCCGAGTACGTCACCTTCACCGGCGCTTACCAGCAGGCCGCCTCGTTCGCGACGGAGTTCCAACGGCAGAACTACAAGCCGGCTGTCTACCAGCCGACGGTGACCGCCTACACCCCGGACTTCATCAAGCAGGCGGGTGACGCGGCCGAGGGCACGTTCGTCGCCGTCACAGGGTCGCTCAACGAGGAGACCGACATCAATCCGGAGCTGAAGCTCTACGCGCAGTGGCTCAACCAGGTGAAGCCCGGCGCGGTCCCGACCGGCCTCGGCCAGTTCTCGTGGGGGGCGGCACGGTTGTTCGTCGAGAAGATGAAGGACATCGGTCCCAAGCCGACCCGCAAGTTGCTGCTCGCCGAGATCGCCAAGGTGAAGAGGTACGACGGCGGCGGGCTCTTCGGCCCGCAGGACGTCGGCGGCCGCCAGCTCGGCAGCTGCACGAAGATCACGCGCGTGCAGGGCGGCAAGTTCGTCCGCGTCGAGCCGACGGCCAAGGGCTCCCAGCGCTGCAAGGACCAGGTCTACAACCTCAAGACCAAGCAAGGTGAGCCGGCCGTCAACTGA
- a CDS encoding ABC transporter ATP-binding protein, translated as MSVLLEVESVQVRFGGVVAVADASFGVEEGCAVGLMGPNGAGKTTLFNVITGLQTPTSGRVRFEGKDITDIAPRKRAQLGIGRTFQRLEVFGSLSVGDNIRVAAEMRGIAEPTRVRDELLERVGLRAFADVTADSVPTGIARLTELARALACDPRVLLLDEPSSGLSDDETEDFKALVRSLTVDDGRSVLIVEHDVELVMALCSTIHVLDFGQIIATGPPQAIASDKRVQDAYLGADDEAAAVVEGALAEVPA; from the coding sequence CTGTCGGTGCTTCTTGAGGTCGAGTCGGTCCAGGTCCGCTTCGGCGGCGTCGTCGCGGTCGCCGACGCCAGCTTCGGCGTCGAGGAGGGCTGCGCCGTCGGGCTGATGGGTCCCAACGGCGCCGGCAAGACGACGCTGTTCAACGTCATCACGGGGCTGCAGACGCCGACGAGCGGCCGGGTCCGCTTCGAGGGCAAGGACATCACCGACATCGCCCCGCGGAAGCGGGCGCAGCTCGGCATCGGCCGCACCTTCCAGCGACTGGAGGTCTTCGGGTCGCTGTCGGTCGGCGACAACATCCGGGTGGCGGCGGAGATGCGGGGCATCGCGGAGCCCACCCGGGTCCGCGACGAGCTGCTCGAGCGGGTCGGCCTGCGCGCCTTCGCCGACGTCACCGCGGACTCCGTCCCGACCGGCATCGCGAGGCTCACCGAGCTGGCCCGTGCCCTTGCCTGTGACCCGCGCGTGCTGCTGCTCGACGAGCCCTCGTCCGGACTGTCCGACGACGAGACCGAGGACTTCAAGGCCCTGGTGCGCTCGCTCACTGTCGACGACGGCCGCTCCGTGCTCATCGTCGAGCACGATGTCGAGCTCGTCATGGCGCTGTGCTCGACGATCCACGTGCTCGACTTCGGGCAGATCATCGCCACTGGCCCCCCGCAGGCCATCGCGAGCGACAAGCGCGTCCAGGACGCCTACCTCGGTGCCGACGACGAGGCAGCCGCGGTCGTCGAAGGCGCGCTGGCGGAGGTTCCGGCATGA